The stretch of DNA GCACCACGACCGGAACGACCAACACCACCCAGGGCGCTGGAGCCACGGGCGGCGCGATGGGGCAGACTACGGCCGCGGGCGGTGCCGAGGGCGTCATTGTCCTCGAGCGTAACGGCGAGCGCATTATGATCAGCAGCGAACAGAAGTGGGGGCTGACCGTCGTTGCCCTCTCGGTCGACACTCCGGCGGCAGCCACGACGACGCCCGCTCCAGCCACCACCCCCGCACCTTCTGACCCCGGCACCACCCCCGCACCCTCGGATCCCGGTACCACCCCCGCGCCCTCGGATCCTGGCACCACCCCCGCGCCCTCGGACCCCGGTACCACTCCCGCACCTTCTGACCCCGGTACCACTCCCGCGCCCTCGGATCCTGGCACCACTCCCGCGCCCTCGGACCCTGGCACCACCCCCGCGCCCTCGGACCCCGGTACCACTCCCGCGCCCTCGGATCCTGGCACCACCCCCGCGCCCTCGGACCCTGGCACCACCCCCGCGCCCTCGGACCCCGGTACCACTCCCGCGCCCTCGGATCCTGGCACCACCCCCGCACCTTCTGACCCGGCGAATCCGTCCGATCCGGGCACCGAGACTCCCCCGCCCAGCAACGGCTGAAGCTGATCTCTGGCCTACAACCTCTGTCTCTTGCATAGGAAACAGGGTGCCCGCTTTCACCGGGCACCCTGTTTCCCTGGCACTCTGAATTCCTGTACCGCGCCAATCGTCTAGCCCCGGTGGTACGGTTCGCCCCGGGCGATACTGGACGCCCGGTACAGCGCCTCGAGCATCACGACCATCGCCAGGTCGTGCGGCAAGGTGAGTTTCGACAGGCTCCACAGCGTTCCGGCCGCCGCGCGCACCTCGTCCGAGAGGCCTACCGGCCCCCCGATCACCAGGGCGATCTCACCGGTACCGTGCAGGGCCAGGGTCTCGAGGTGACGGCTGAGGTCCTCGGAGGTGAACTGCTTGCCACGAGGATCGAGCGGCATCAGGTGGGCATTGCCGGCAGCCCTCAGGATCGCTTTTCCCTCGAGGTCCGGTCCCAGGTCGCGCAGGCGGGTGACCTTGAGGCTGTGGTAGCGGCGAAGTCGACCGTAGTATTCCTCCCAGCCGCTCTTGGCATAGCTGAGTTTCGGTTCGCCAACGGTAATAAAATGCAGTTTCACGGCCTTGCCCTGCCGGTCATGCGCTCAGGCTAGCACGCCTCCTGAGAGCGCGCTTCCGTTTGTGCAGATGTAAAGCCTGTAGACTGTGTGCAGAATGTTTCGGGGGCGGCCATGAACTATGCGGCATTCCTGGCGGTGCTGATGGTGCTGACCTTCAGCTTCCCGGTCATGGTGGAACTGGCGTCCAATCAGGGCGTTCCGCGCTCTACGACCGTCATCGCCGGCGGAGCGGTCACCACGCTGGTCCTGGCGGGCTGGTACATTCGCAGCCGGGTGCAACGGCATCGCGAGGTCCTCGAGTGGATCGCGGTAGCCAAGCAGAACATCTCTCAGGATCCGGACAACGAGGAGGCCTACTTCGTGCGAAACGATCATCTTGGCGATCTGCTGTTGCGGCTGGGCCGCCGCCGCGAGGCCATCGACGTA from Deinobacterium chartae encodes:
- a CDS encoding 23S rRNA (pseudouridine(1915)-N(3))-methyltransferase RlmH; this translates as MKLHFITVGEPKLSYAKSGWEEYYGRLRRYHSLKVTRLRDLGPDLEGKAILRAAGNAHLMPLDPRGKQFTSEDLSRHLETLALHGTGEIALVIGGPVGLSDEVRAAAGTLWSLSKLTLPHDLAMVVMLEALYRASSIARGEPYHRG